One segment of Streptomyces sp. NA02950 DNA contains the following:
- a CDS encoding bifunctional 2-polyprenyl-6-hydroxyphenol methylase/3-demethylubiquinol 3-O-methyltransferase UbiG, with product MHPTPATPPPQEFWDTLYGGADRLSSGEPNPVLARETTGLTPGSALDLGCGEGGDAVWLARQGWHVTAVDISQVALDRAAADAASAGVGERIDWQWHDLAVSFPAGAFDLVSAQFFHSFLELPRERILRSAAEAVAPGGVLLIGGHAGHPSWERDPDPGVHFPTPDEVLTALDLPVGRWEVLVSEVYERQLTGPDGQPATRPDNTLKLQRS from the coding sequence ATGCACCCGACACCCGCAACACCCCCGCCCCAGGAGTTCTGGGACACCCTCTACGGCGGCGCCGACCGCCTCTCGAGCGGTGAGCCCAACCCCGTGCTGGCCCGTGAGACCACCGGGCTGACCCCCGGCAGCGCCCTGGACCTCGGATGCGGCGAGGGCGGCGACGCCGTCTGGCTCGCCCGGCAGGGCTGGCACGTCACTGCCGTGGACATCTCACAGGTGGCCCTCGACCGAGCCGCAGCCGACGCCGCGTCCGCGGGCGTCGGCGAACGGATCGACTGGCAGTGGCACGACCTGGCGGTGTCCTTCCCCGCCGGAGCCTTCGACCTGGTGTCCGCCCAGTTCTTCCACTCCTTCCTGGAACTTCCCCGTGAGCGCATCCTGCGCTCCGCCGCCGAGGCGGTGGCACCGGGCGGAGTGCTCCTCATCGGCGGACACGCGGGTCACCCCTCCTGGGAGCGGGACCCCGATCCGGGCGTCCACTTCCCCACCCCCGACGAGGTCCTGACCGCGCTCGACCTCCCGGTCGGACGGTGGGAGGTGCTGGTCAGCGAGGTGTACGAGCGGCAGCTGACCGGGCCCGACGGACAGCCCGCCACCCGGCCCGACAACACGCTGAAGCTGCAACGCAGTTGA
- the dhaL gene encoding dihydroxyacetone kinase subunit DhaL — translation MSDSPGPNALTRDSVAAWLARFAATVRSVEPELTALDQQAGDGDFGANLATGMDGVRRALDALTATPRSADDGPAAPLAAAARVFLDDVGGTSGPLFGLLFQELADALYDASPALPGTAALATGTAAGVAAIQRVGEADVGDKTMVDALVPAAKALAECPPTADPAAALRLAAVAAHRGARSTSGLRARRGRASYTGDHSRGVPDPGALAVALLFASANEEVTVLDRLPNH, via the coding sequence ATGTCCGACAGCCCCGGCCCGAACGCCCTCACCCGTGACAGCGTCGCGGCGTGGCTGGCCCGCTTCGCCGCCACCGTACGCTCCGTCGAACCCGAGCTGACCGCACTCGACCAGCAGGCGGGCGACGGTGACTTCGGCGCCAACCTGGCCACCGGTATGGACGGCGTCCGCCGCGCCCTGGACGCCCTGACGGCCACTCCGCGGTCCGCCGACGACGGTCCGGCGGCACCGCTCGCCGCCGCCGCACGGGTCTTCCTCGACGATGTCGGCGGCACCAGCGGCCCGCTGTTCGGGCTGCTGTTCCAGGAGCTCGCCGACGCGCTGTACGACGCCTCCCCCGCGCTGCCCGGCACCGCGGCCCTGGCTACCGGGACCGCCGCCGGAGTGGCCGCGATCCAGCGCGTCGGGGAGGCCGACGTCGGCGACAAGACGATGGTGGACGCCCTCGTCCCGGCCGCGAAGGCACTGGCCGAGTGCCCGCCGACCGCCGACCCGGCGGCCGCCCTGCGCCTGGCCGCGGTCGCCGCCCACCGGGGCGCCCGCTCCACCAGCGGTCTGCGCGCCCGGCGCGGCCGCGCCAGTTACACCGGCGACCACTCCCGTGGCGTCCCCGACCCCGGTGCCCTGGCCGTCGCCCTGCTGTTCGCCTCCGCGAACGAGGAGGTCACCGTGCTGGATCGGCTCCCGAACCACTGA
- a CDS encoding MFS transporter yields the protein MPIALLALAIGAFGIGTTEFVIMGLLPEVAGDFGVSIPTAGFLVTGYALGVMAGAPLMTALGTKISRKRMLMLLMGLFIMGNVLSAAAPVFGVMAAGRIVASFAHGAFFGIGSVVAADLVAPEKKAGAISMMFTGLTVANVVGVPLGTSIGQSLGWRTTFCLVAALGVIGLAGIARLVPEIPKPEGVHLRHELAAFRNAQVLLAMAMTVLGFGGVFAAITYIAPMMTEVAGFAGSSVTWLLVLFGLGMVGGNLVGGKYADRALMPMLYVSLGSLALVLGLFTVTAHHKVAAAITIALVGALGFATVPPLQKRVLDHAAGAPTLASAVNIGAFNLGNALSAWLGGLVISAGLGYTAPNWVGAALAASALALAVLSSALESRDAHHGPAPVVAAVSAERVRVSADHP from the coding sequence ATGCCCATCGCACTGCTGGCCCTGGCCATCGGGGCCTTCGGGATCGGAACCACCGAGTTCGTGATCATGGGCTTGCTGCCCGAGGTCGCCGGTGACTTCGGTGTCTCCATCCCCACCGCCGGCTTCCTGGTGACCGGCTACGCACTGGGTGTCATGGCCGGTGCGCCCCTGATGACCGCGCTCGGTACCAAGATCTCCCGCAAGCGCATGCTGATGCTGCTGATGGGCCTGTTCATCATGGGCAATGTGCTCTCGGCCGCCGCCCCGGTCTTCGGTGTGATGGCCGCCGGGCGGATCGTCGCCTCCTTCGCCCACGGCGCGTTCTTCGGCATCGGATCGGTCGTCGCGGCCGATCTGGTCGCCCCCGAGAAGAAGGCCGGAGCCATCTCGATGATGTTCACCGGTCTGACCGTCGCCAATGTTGTCGGCGTACCGCTCGGCACCTCCATCGGCCAGTCGCTGGGCTGGCGGACCACCTTCTGCCTCGTCGCCGCCCTCGGTGTGATCGGCCTCGCGGGCATCGCCAGGCTGGTCCCCGAGATCCCCAAGCCGGAGGGTGTGCACCTCCGCCACGAGCTGGCCGCCTTCCGCAATGCGCAGGTGCTGCTCGCCATGGCGATGACCGTCCTGGGCTTCGGCGGTGTCTTCGCCGCGATCACCTACATCGCGCCCATGATGACCGAGGTCGCCGGATTCGCCGGCTCCTCCGTCACCTGGCTGCTGGTCCTCTTCGGCCTCGGCATGGTCGGCGGCAACCTGGTCGGCGGGAAGTACGCCGACCGCGCCCTGATGCCGATGCTGTACGTGTCGCTGGGCTCCCTGGCGCTGGTCCTGGGGCTGTTCACGGTCACCGCCCATCACAAGGTCGCGGCCGCGATCACCATCGCCCTGGTCGGCGCGCTCGGCTTTGCCACCGTGCCCCCGCTCCAGAAGCGGGTCCTGGACCACGCGGCGGGCGCTCCCACCCTCGCTTCCGCCGTCAACATCGGCGCCTTCAACCTGGGCAACGCGCTCTCGGCCTGGCTGGGCGGCCTGGTGATCTCGGCCGGGCTCGGTTACACCGCCCCGAACTGGGTCGGCGCGGCACTCGCCGCCTCCGCCCTGGCGCTTGCGGTGCTCTCCAGCGCGCTGGAGAGCCGTGACGCCCACCACGGCCCCGCCCCGGTCGTCGCCGCCGTATCCGCCGAGCGGGTCCGTGTATCCGCCGACCACCCCTGA
- a CDS encoding helix-turn-helix domain-containing protein, which translates to MADDDLTNVLTAVGPRLRALRRTRDFTLARLSETTGISLSTLSRLESGQRKPTLELLLPLAKAYGVPLDELVGAPATGDPRVHPRPFTRNGQTFVPLTRYLGGLNAYKLILPARPPADRGRPEQRVHEGYEWLYVLSGRLWLALGEHDLVLTSGEAAEFDTRTPHGFGNAGDQPVEFLSLFGAQGERMHVRARPAAA; encoded by the coding sequence ATGGCTGACGACGACCTCACCAATGTGCTGACCGCCGTGGGGCCCCGGCTGCGCGCGCTGCGGCGGACACGTGACTTCACCCTCGCGCGGCTCAGCGAGACGACCGGGATCTCGCTGAGCACCCTCTCGCGGCTGGAGTCGGGGCAGCGCAAACCGACCCTGGAGCTGCTGCTGCCGCTGGCCAAGGCGTACGGCGTGCCGCTCGACGAGCTGGTCGGCGCGCCCGCCACGGGCGATCCGCGGGTCCATCCGCGGCCCTTCACCCGCAACGGCCAGACGTTTGTGCCGCTCACCCGCTATCTGGGCGGGCTGAACGCCTACAAGCTGATCCTCCCGGCCCGGCCGCCCGCCGACCGCGGGCGGCCCGAGCAGCGGGTGCACGAGGGCTACGAATGGCTGTACGTGCTCTCCGGGCGGCTGTGGCTGGCGCTGGGTGAGCACGACCTGGTGCTCACCTCGGGCGAGGCCGCCGAGTTCGACACCCGGACCCCGCACGGCTTCGGCAACGCGGGAGACCAGCCGGTGGAGTTCCTCTCCCTGTTCGGGGCGCAGGGCGAGCGGATGCACGTGCGGGCCCGCCCCGCCGCCGCCTGA
- a CDS encoding S1 family peptidase — translation MSHKRVPKRKVVLAGAGAAAVVGAAILLPNANASQDDKTDLQPKKVNAAAAADIASQLASQLGEAFAGAYYDKDKQQVIVNVVGDGNDVDVDVKKAGAVARNVKNSTADLKSAAKTLKTKATIPGTAWSVDPKTNEIRVLADRTVTGEKWDTLQSTVKSLGADTATVKRSKGEFKTFAAGGDAIFGGGARCSLGFNVTTDSGAPGFITAGHCGVAAKEWSDSQNGAPIGTVKEATFPGDGDFALVTYDDAKTEAPSTVNTGDGETVNIAKAADATVGQQVSRMGSTTGLNDGSVTGLDATVNYPEGTVSGLIQTDVCAEPGDSGGPLFSQDGSAIGLTSGGSGDCTSGGETFFQPVTTALSAVGAKIGDDGGAAGGDGGGAADNGGGAAGDDGGAADDQGGAAGDAGAADQGGAAEEQGGAADNG, via the coding sequence TTGAGCCATAAACGCGTACCGAAGCGCAAGGTCGTCTTGGCCGGGGCCGGCGCGGCCGCTGTCGTCGGCGCGGCGATACTGCTGCCCAACGCCAACGCCTCGCAGGACGACAAGACCGACCTCCAGCCCAAGAAGGTCAACGCGGCCGCCGCGGCGGACATCGCCTCGCAGTTGGCGTCCCAGCTGGGCGAGGCATTCGCCGGGGCCTACTACGACAAGGACAAGCAGCAGGTCATCGTCAATGTCGTCGGGGACGGCAACGACGTGGACGTGGACGTCAAGAAGGCCGGCGCGGTGGCCAGAAACGTCAAGAACAGCACCGCCGACCTCAAGTCCGCCGCGAAGACGCTGAAGACCAAGGCGACCATCCCGGGAACCGCGTGGTCCGTCGATCCCAAGACCAACGAGATCCGGGTCCTCGCGGACCGCACGGTCACCGGCGAGAAGTGGGACACCCTTCAGTCCACCGTCAAGTCGCTGGGTGCGGACACGGCCACCGTCAAGAGGTCCAAGGGCGAGTTCAAAACATTCGCCGCGGGCGGTGACGCCATCTTCGGCGGCGGCGCGCGCTGTTCGCTCGGGTTCAACGTCACCACGGACAGCGGTGCGCCCGGTTTCATCACCGCCGGTCACTGCGGTGTTGCCGCCAAGGAGTGGTCGGACTCCCAGAACGGTGCCCCGATCGGCACCGTGAAGGAGGCCACCTTCCCCGGTGACGGCGACTTCGCGCTCGTCACCTACGACGATGCCAAGACCGAGGCCCCCAGCACGGTCAACACCGGCGACGGCGAGACGGTGAACATCGCCAAGGCGGCCGACGCCACGGTGGGCCAGCAGGTCAGCCGGATGGGCAGCACCACCGGGCTCAACGACGGCTCGGTCACCGGTCTGGACGCCACCGTCAACTACCCGGAGGGCACGGTCAGCGGGCTCATCCAGACCGATGTGTGCGCCGAGCCCGGCGACAGCGGCGGTCCGCTGTTCAGCCAGGACGGCAGCGCCATCGGCCTGACCTCGGGCGGCAGCGGTGACTGCACCTCCGGTGGCGAGACCTTCTTCCAGCCGGTGACGACCGCGCTGTCCGCGGTCGGCGCCAAGATCGGTGACGACGGTGGCGCGGCCGGAGGCGACGGCGGCGGAGCGGCCGACAACGGCGGTGGGGCCGCCGGTGACGATGGCGGAGCCGCGGACGACCAGGGCGGCGCGGCCGGTGACGCCGGTGCGGCCGACCAGGGCGGCGCGGCCGAGGAGCAGGGTGGGGCGGCCGACAACGGCTGA
- a CDS encoding acyltransferase family protein, producing MQQDTTARVTPPPAATRPKGGDASGTRTRDPYFDNAKYLTIVLVACGHAWEPLTYGSRAATAVYLTVYAFHMPAFALISGYFSRSFDLAPGRVRRLISSVVVPYLVFEVAYTLFSRWVLDNPGEPFSLLDPWYVMWFLAALFIWRLTTPLWLALRHPVPISVAVATLASISPDSGGDLALQRVLAFLPFFVVGLTLRPGHFARLRTRTARLVSLPFAAFALCAAYAVAPWFDPEWFYHRTSTTGLDVPRWAGLLTTPALFLLALALTACFLAWVPGRALWFTALGTGTLYAYLLHGFVIKASRFWDWYDHPWPHTPLGELTVTAAAVAMITVLCTAPVRRVFRPLVEPRVDWAFRPHRT from the coding sequence ATGCAACAGGACACGACCGCCCGAGTGACCCCACCACCGGCCGCCACCCGGCCCAAGGGCGGTGACGCGTCCGGAACCAGAACCCGCGACCCGTATTTCGACAACGCGAAGTACCTGACGATCGTGTTAGTGGCCTGTGGCCACGCATGGGAACCGCTCACCTACGGCAGCCGCGCCGCCACCGCGGTCTATCTCACGGTGTACGCCTTCCACATGCCCGCCTTCGCGCTGATATCGGGCTATTTCTCGCGGAGTTTCGACCTCGCGCCCGGGCGGGTGCGACGGCTCATCAGCAGTGTGGTGGTGCCGTACCTCGTCTTCGAGGTGGCGTACACCCTCTTCTCCCGGTGGGTGCTGGACAACCCGGGGGAACCGTTCAGCCTGCTGGACCCCTGGTACGTGATGTGGTTCCTGGCCGCGCTGTTCATCTGGCGGCTCACCACCCCCCTGTGGCTGGCGCTGCGTCATCCGGTGCCGATCTCAGTGGCGGTGGCCACGCTCGCCTCGATCTCACCGGACTCCGGTGGCGATCTGGCGCTGCAACGGGTGCTGGCCTTCCTGCCGTTCTTCGTGGTCGGACTCACCCTGCGGCCCGGCCACTTCGCGCGTTTGCGCACCCGCACGGCCCGGCTGGTCTCGCTGCCGTTCGCCGCCTTCGCGCTGTGTGCGGCGTACGCGGTGGCGCCGTGGTTCGACCCGGAGTGGTTCTACCACCGCACGAGCACCACCGGGCTGGACGTCCCGCGCTGGGCCGGTCTGCTCACCACCCCCGCGCTGTTCCTGCTGGCGCTCGCCCTGACGGCCTGTTTCCTGGCCTGGGTGCCGGGGCGGGCGCTGTGGTTCACCGCGCTCGGGACGGGCACGCTCTACGCTTATCTGCTGCACGGTTTTGTCATCAAGGCGTCCCGCTTCTGGGACTGGTACGACCATCCGTGGCCGCACACCCCGCTGGGTGAGCTGACGGTCACCGCGGCCGCCGTGGCCATGATCACCGTGCTGTGCACCGCCCCGGTGCGCCGGGTCTTCCGTCCGCTGGTCGAACCGCGGGTGGACTGGGCGTTCCGGCCCCACCGGACATGA
- a CDS encoding NAD(P)/FAD-dependent oxidoreductase produces MTRYTEHPAGPDRAAHERAYDVVVVGGGAAGLSGALTLGRSRRSVLVIDAGQPRNAPAEGVHSLLGHEGTPPATLLATGRAEVRGYGGEIVDGTVVAAECRDTGGFRVTLADGTAVHAERLLVTSGLVDELPPVPGVAELWGTDVLHCPYCHGWEVRDQAIGVLATGPQAVRQALLWRQWSENLTLFLHTGPEPGEEEYEQLAARGIAVVDGTVAALETAGGRLSGVRLADGPVIPCRALVTAPRFAARADFLASLGLEPTGQEMAGQEIARRIEADMTGATAVPGVWVAGNVADPLEKVAGAVASGGRAAAAINADLVAEETRRAVAARQSPSTAVFSAAFSAAIEREVCAAVLRDRRHGL; encoded by the coding sequence ATGACCCGATACACGGAACACCCGGCGGGCCCGGACCGCGCGGCCCACGAGAGGGCGTATGACGTCGTGGTGGTCGGCGGCGGCGCCGCCGGGCTGAGCGGGGCGCTCACCCTGGGCAGGTCACGGCGCTCGGTGCTGGTCATCGACGCCGGGCAGCCCCGCAACGCCCCGGCGGAAGGGGTGCACTCCCTCCTGGGACACGAGGGCACTCCGCCGGCCACCCTGCTGGCCACCGGACGTGCCGAGGTCCGCGGCTACGGCGGCGAGATCGTGGACGGCACCGTGGTGGCGGCGGAATGCCGTGACACCGGTGGCTTCCGCGTCACCCTCGCCGACGGCACCGCGGTCCACGCCGAACGGCTGCTGGTGACCAGCGGCCTCGTCGACGAACTGCCCCCGGTGCCCGGGGTGGCCGAGCTGTGGGGCACGGATGTGCTGCACTGCCCGTACTGCCACGGCTGGGAGGTCCGCGACCAGGCGATCGGCGTGCTGGCCACCGGGCCCCAGGCGGTGCGTCAGGCACTGCTCTGGCGTCAGTGGAGCGAGAACCTCACCCTCTTCCTGCACACCGGGCCCGAGCCGGGGGAGGAAGAGTACGAACAGCTCGCGGCACGCGGCATCGCCGTGGTGGACGGCACGGTGGCCGCACTGGAGACGGCCGGTGGCAGGCTCTCCGGTGTGCGCCTCGCCGACGGCCCGGTGATCCCCTGCCGCGCTCTGGTCACCGCCCCGCGCTTCGCCGCCCGTGCGGACTTCCTGGCCTCCTTGGGGCTGGAGCCGACCGGTCAGGAGATGGCGGGCCAGGAGATCGCCCGCCGCATCGAGGCCGACATGACGGGCGCCACCGCCGTCCCCGGGGTGTGGGTGGCGGGCAATGTCGCCGACCCGCTCGAGAAGGTGGCCGGGGCTGTCGCCTCGGGAGGACGCGCGGCCGCGGCCATCAACGCGGATCTGGTGGCCGAGGAGACCCGCCGCGCGGTGGCCGCGCGGCAGTCCCCTTCTACTGCGGTTTTCTCCGCGGCCTTCTCCGCGGCGATCGAACGCGAGGTGTGCGCCGCTGTGCTCCGCGACCGACGCCACGGCCTGTGA